In Moraxella nasovis, the sequence ATCGCCCACATTGATGAGCTAAAAAACGCAGGCGAGTTTATCCATTTTGCTTGTACATCAGAAGACATTAATAACCTATCGCACGCACTTATGCTAAAATCTGGGCGTGATGTTCTGCTTGATAGCATGAATGAAATTTTATCTAAAATTACCAAATTGGCTGAAGATTTTGCCGACCTGCCAATGCTGTCGCGTACGCATGGTCAAACTGCAAGCCCAACAACGCTTGGCAAAGAGATGGCAAACGTCGCCTACCGCTTATCACGCCAAATCAAACAATTTGAAGCGGTGGAATTGCTCGGTAAGATTAACGGTGCGGTGGGTAACTACAACGCCCATTTATCTGCCTATCCTAAGATTGACTGGGCAAGCAATGCTAAAAACTTCGTGGAAAGCCTAGGGCTAACCTTTAACCCCTATACCACCCAAATTGAGCCTCATGATTACATGGCAGAGCTGTTTGATGCACTGCGTCGCTTTAACACCATCTTAATCGACTTTAACCGTGACGTATGGGGTTATATCTCTCTTGGTTTTTTCAAACAAAAGCTTAAAGATGGCGAAGTAGGCTCATCAACTATGCCACATAAAGTTAATCCGATTGACTTTGAAAACTCTGAAGGCAATCTTGGTATCGCTAATGCGGTGCTGGCTCACTTAGGCGAAAAATTACCAATCTCAAGATGGCAACGCGATCTGACCGATAGCACTGTTTTGCGTAATATGGGCGTAGGTTTTGCCCAAAGTCTGATTGCCTTTGAAGCGTGCTTAAAAGGCATTGGCAAACTAGAAGTGAACGAAAGTCGCTTGGCTGAAGATTTAGACAATGCCCAAGAAGTGCTTGCTGAACCGATTCAGACTGTCATGCGTCGCTATAATGTTGAAAAGCCTTACGAAAAACTAAAGGCTTTGACTCGTGGTCAAGCCATGACTCGCCAGATGATGGTAGATTTTGTAAATAGCGATGAGCTTTGTGCAG encodes:
- the purB gene encoding adenylosuccinate lyase, producing the protein MSALTALSPLDGRYASKCDALRPYLSEFGLIHARVTVEVRWLQTLANHPEIGEIKPFSDTTNIALDAIVANFSSADAERIKEIERTTNHDVKAVEYFLKEKIAHIDELKNAGEFIHFACTSEDINNLSHALMLKSGRDVLLDSMNEILSKITKLAEDFADLPMLSRTHGQTASPTTLGKEMANVAYRLSRQIKQFEAVELLGKINGAVGNYNAHLSAYPKIDWASNAKNFVESLGLTFNPYTTQIEPHDYMAELFDALRRFNTILIDFNRDVWGYISLGFFKQKLKDGEVGSSTMPHKVNPIDFENSEGNLGIANAVLAHLGEKLPISRWQRDLTDSTVLRNMGVGFAQSLIAFEACLKGIGKLEVNESRLAEDLDNAQEVLAEPIQTVMRRYNVEKPYEKLKALTRGQAMTRQMMVDFVNSDELCAVPSEDKARLAELTPATYTGNASEQAKQLKDWLSK